In Acidimicrobiales bacterium, one DNA window encodes the following:
- a CDS encoding sugar transferase, protein MTKRAVDVVGAVIGLVLLWPVMVIVAIAIRVTMGRPVLFRQERAGRSGAPFELLKFRTMREGAGTDAERLTRVGRLLRSTSLDELPQLWNVLRGDMSLVGPRPLYVRYIPLYSDRQRRRLEVRPGITGLAQIEGRNSLDWPQRLELDVRYVESRGLLLDLRIMWRTVAAVVHRDGISGAGTVTMTPFTGTRPTDRSDE, encoded by the coding sequence ATGACCAAGCGAGCAGTCGACGTCGTCGGCGCGGTCATCGGCCTGGTCCTGCTGTGGCCGGTCATGGTCATCGTGGCCATCGCCATCCGGGTCACCATGGGTCGCCCCGTCCTGTTCCGACAGGAGAGGGCGGGACGTAGCGGCGCTCCCTTCGAGCTGCTCAAGTTCCGCACCATGCGCGAAGGCGCCGGTACCGACGCCGAACGGCTCACGCGAGTCGGCCGGCTCCTCCGCAGCACCAGCCTCGACGAGCTCCCCCAGCTGTGGAACGTGCTGCGCGGCGACATGAGCCTGGTCGGGCCCCGACCCCTGTACGTCCGCTACATCCCGCTGTACAGCGATCGACAGCGTCGACGCCTCGAGGTGCGCCCCGGCATCACCGGGCTCGCCCAGATCGAGGGCCGCAACAGTCTCGACTGGCCGCAGCGCCTGGAGCTCGACGTGCGCTACGTCGAGAGCCGTGGCCTCCTGCTCGACCTGCGGATCATGTGGCGGACCGTCGCCGCTGTGGTCCACCGGGACGGGATCAGTGGCGCGGGAACCGTGACCATGACCCCGTTCACCGGCACTCGTCCCACCGACCGGAGCGACGAGTGA
- a CDS encoding acetyltransferase has translation MDQRLVLLGGGGHASTVLAAIEADPRGREVLGVLDDSETHRHRFDGRAPVLGPIDRLADLDPDVAWIAAVGWPEARRALVERVAGLGREPITVVHPDTTVATGADVGAGSFLGAGARVGPLATLGDHVFLAHQAVVSHDTRIGAFSSLMPAATVSGDSVVGLGVMIGAGATVVEGVTIGDGAVIGAGAVVVGDVPAGATAVGVPARF, from the coding sequence ATGGACCAGCGACTGGTGCTGCTCGGCGGCGGAGGTCATGCCAGCACCGTGCTCGCCGCGATCGAAGCCGATCCCCGCGGCCGCGAAGTGCTCGGGGTGCTCGACGATTCCGAGACCCACCGCCACCGATTCGATGGTCGCGCGCCGGTGCTCGGCCCGATCGACCGCCTCGCCGACCTCGACCCCGATGTCGCGTGGATCGCGGCGGTGGGCTGGCCCGAGGCACGTCGGGCGCTGGTCGAGCGCGTGGCGGGGCTGGGGCGGGAGCCGATCACCGTCGTCCACCCCGACACCACGGTGGCCACCGGTGCCGACGTCGGGGCCGGATCGTTCCTGGGCGCGGGGGCCAGGGTGGGCCCGCTGGCGACGCTCGGCGACCACGTGTTCCTGGCCCACCAGGCGGTGGTGAGCCACGACACCCGGATCGGTGCGTTCAGCTCGCTCATGCCGGCGGCGACGGTGAGCGGCGACAGCGTCGTCGGCCTCGGGGTGATGATCGGGGCGGGGGCGACGGTGGTCGAAGGCGTCACGATCGGCGACGGTGCGGTGATCGGCGCCGGGGCCGTGGTCGTCGGCGACGTCCCCGCCGGAGCGACCGCGGTGGGGGTGCCCGCGAGGTTCTAG
- a CDS encoding aminotransferase class I/II-fold pyridoxal phosphate-dependent enzyme, with protein MSGDRHGRILLSPPEVGEAEEEAVLRALRSGWIAPAGPELDAFERELAARCGRDHAVALSSGTAALHLILLALGVGPGDTVLVSTLTFVASVNPIRYVGAEPVLIDAEPDRWNIDPSLVADELADRGRRGRPPAAVVAVDLYGRCCDYSALEAVCAEHEVPLVVDAAESLGANHEGPDGVVRPAGQAGVAAVLSFNGNKIITTSGGGAVVTDDEALSDRVRHLATQAREPAAHYEHRDLGYNYRLSNLLAALGRAQLSSLDERVAGRRKVAMRYEESLGPLDGVSFPATDPGWNGWLTCLLLDPRAGLPDPESVRSELDATGIEARRAWKPMHRQPLYAEAATRLSGVADQVFDRGLCLPSSHALSTAEVDRVIDALTAALG; from the coding sequence GTGAGCGGCGACCGACATGGGCGAATCCTCCTGTCGCCTCCCGAGGTGGGCGAGGCGGAGGAGGAGGCGGTGCTGCGCGCCCTGCGGTCGGGTTGGATCGCTCCCGCCGGCCCCGAGCTCGACGCGTTCGAGCGCGAGCTTGCCGCTCGGTGCGGTCGTGATCATGCGGTGGCGCTGTCGTCGGGTACCGCCGCGCTCCACCTGATCCTGCTGGCTCTGGGGGTGGGGCCGGGAGACACGGTGCTGGTGTCGACGCTGACCTTCGTGGCCAGCGTGAACCCGATCCGCTACGTGGGAGCCGAGCCGGTGTTGATCGACGCCGAGCCGGACCGGTGGAACATCGATCCGTCACTCGTCGCCGACGAGCTGGCCGACCGTGGTCGCCGTGGCAGGCCGCCTGCCGCGGTCGTGGCGGTCGACCTCTACGGGCGGTGCTGCGACTACTCGGCCCTGGAGGCGGTCTGCGCGGAGCACGAGGTGCCGCTGGTGGTCGACGCGGCCGAGAGCCTCGGCGCGAACCACGAGGGGCCCGACGGTGTGGTGCGGCCGGCGGGCCAGGCAGGGGTGGCGGCGGTGCTGTCGTTCAACGGGAACAAGATCATCACCACCAGCGGCGGTGGCGCGGTCGTCACCGACGACGAGGCGCTCTCGGACCGGGTGCGGCACCTGGCGACCCAGGCGCGGGAGCCTGCCGCCCACTACGAGCACCGCGACCTCGGATACAACTACCGGCTGTCCAACCTGCTCGCTGCGCTGGGTCGAGCCCAGCTCTCCTCTCTCGATGAGCGGGTGGCGGGGCGGCGGAAGGTGGCCATGCGGTACGAGGAGTCGCTCGGTCCGCTCGACGGCGTGAGCTTTCCTGCCACCGATCCCGGTTGGAACGGGTGGCTCACGTGTCTGCTGCTCGACCCCCGGGCTGGCCTGCCCGACCCCGAGTCGGTTCGCTCGGAGCTTGACGCCACCGGCATCGAGGCGCGACGGGCGTGGAAGCCGATGCATCGACAGCCCCTGTACGCGGAGGCGGCCACGCGGCTGTCGGGGGTCGCCGACCAGGTGTTCGATCGTGGCCTGTGCCTGCCGAGCAGCCACGCGCTGAGCACCGCCGAGGTCGATCGGGTGATCGATGCGCTCACCGCGGCGCTCGGATAG
- a CDS encoding bi-domain-containing oxidoreductase: MSVAAHASRLPAGREARPANDRPPTMAIWIVERLGATVPRVVLQDLGHGTTWIEEVAKPNPGPADVLVATGASVISPGTERMLADFGRASLLGKARSQPHRVAEVIDKARSDGVAPTLQAVRSKLARPVSLGYSSAGTVVEVGTDVQGIHVGDRVAGAGPHAELALVPANLTTPLPDGLEVDHAAFATLASVAMQGLRLAEPSAGERFAVSGLGLVGLLAVQLLTAQGCTVLGIDPDPSRRAIAERFGIRAVDPGHDVVGIATDLTRGMGVDGVLICATTSSSEPVHQAAQMCRQRGRIVLVGVTGLELQRSDFYEKELTFQVSASYGPGRYDPLYEEDGIDYPPGLVRWTAGRNLEAVIDLMAAGRLDVGPLITHTHPFDQAPAAYDALVSDPSALGIVLRYPEPDLEPESPLLRSRIEISSPTVGPGAGNIGVLGAGNFASQVLLPAIVDAGGHLRTIVSARGTSASLAAERHGAEQAGSEPDDVFDDPRIDTVVIATRHDSHARYVERALRAGKHTFVEKPLAISSVELDSLRRCIAELDAQGRLPLLGMGFNRRFAPIPTKMKALLSSQQAPKALVLTMNAGRLPPDHWTHDPKVGGGRIIGEACHLIDLARFLVGAPITDVRTTFLDTSGPPDTATISLGFADGSIATVNYFANGSKRYPKERVEVFSGGRVMVDDNHRSLKTYGWPRTLPTRLLRPDKGHRAGIGAFLAAVRSGGPAPIPLDEILEVAEVALRAADTG, translated from the coding sequence ATGTCGGTCGCCGCTCACGCCAGCAGGCTACCGGCCGGGCGCGAGGCGCGACCCGCCAACGACCGACCCCCTACGATGGCCATCTGGATCGTCGAGCGGCTGGGAGCGACCGTGCCACGTGTAGTCCTGCAGGATCTCGGTCACGGCACGACCTGGATCGAGGAGGTGGCCAAACCCAACCCGGGTCCAGCCGACGTGCTCGTCGCCACCGGTGCCTCGGTCATCTCCCCCGGCACCGAGCGGATGCTGGCCGACTTCGGACGGGCGAGCCTGCTCGGCAAGGCCAGGAGCCAACCCCATCGGGTCGCCGAGGTGATCGACAAGGCCCGCAGCGACGGTGTGGCGCCGACGCTGCAAGCGGTGAGATCGAAGCTCGCCCGCCCCGTCTCGCTCGGCTACTCCAGCGCCGGGACCGTGGTCGAGGTCGGCACCGACGTGCAGGGGATCCACGTGGGCGACCGGGTGGCCGGCGCCGGACCCCACGCCGAGCTGGCCTTGGTCCCGGCCAACCTGACCACACCGCTTCCCGACGGGCTCGAGGTCGACCACGCCGCCTTCGCCACGCTCGCCTCGGTCGCCATGCAGGGCCTGCGTCTCGCCGAACCCTCGGCAGGCGAACGGTTCGCGGTCAGCGGCCTCGGTCTCGTCGGTCTGCTCGCGGTGCAGCTGCTCACGGCTCAGGGCTGCACCGTGCTGGGCATCGACCCCGATCCGTCCCGGCGGGCCATCGCCGAGCGGTTCGGCATCCGCGCCGTCGACCCGGGCCACGACGTGGTGGGCATCGCCACCGACCTGACCCGAGGCATGGGAGTCGACGGAGTGCTCATCTGCGCCACCACCAGCTCCAGTGAACCGGTCCACCAGGCCGCCCAGATGTGTCGCCAACGGGGCCGCATCGTGCTCGTGGGGGTGACCGGCCTCGAGCTGCAGCGCAGCGACTTCTACGAGAAGGAGCTGACCTTCCAGGTGTCGGCCAGCTACGGGCCGGGCCGCTACGACCCCCTCTACGAAGAGGACGGCATCGACTACCCGCCCGGCCTCGTGCGGTGGACCGCGGGCCGCAACCTCGAAGCGGTCATCGACCTCATGGCTGCCGGGCGGCTCGACGTGGGTCCCCTGATCACCCACACGCACCCCTTCGACCAGGCACCCGCCGCGTACGACGCCCTGGTGTCGGACCCGTCCGCCCTCGGGATCGTGCTGCGATACCCCGAACCCGACCTGGAACCCGAGAGCCCGCTGCTGCGCTCGCGGATCGAGATCTCGTCGCCCACGGTCGGGCCCGGAGCTGGCAACATCGGGGTGCTCGGGGCAGGCAACTTCGCCTCCCAGGTGCTGCTCCCCGCGATCGTCGACGCCGGTGGCCACCTCAGAACGATCGTGTCCGCTCGGGGGACCTCGGCCAGCCTCGCCGCCGAACGTCACGGGGCCGAGCAGGCCGGCAGCGAACCCGACGACGTCTTCGACGACCCCCGGATCGACACGGTCGTCATCGCCACCCGCCACGACTCGCACGCCCGCTACGTCGAACGGGCCCTGCGCGCCGGCAAGCACACCTTCGTCGAGAAGCCGCTCGCCATCTCCTCCGTCGAGCTCGACTCGCTCCGTCGCTGCATCGCCGAGCTCGACGCCCAGGGTCGCCTGCCACTCCTCGGCATGGGGTTCAATCGGAGGTTCGCCCCCATCCCCACCAAGATGAAGGCGCTCCTGTCCAGCCAGCAGGCACCCAAGGCCCTCGTGCTCACCATGAACGCCGGCCGGCTCCCACCCGACCACTGGACCCACGACCCGAAGGTGGGCGGTGGACGGATCATCGGCGAGGCGTGCCACCTCATCGACCTGGCCCGGTTCCTCGTCGGGGCACCCATCACCGACGTGCGGACCACCTTCCTCGACACCTCCGGACCGCCCGACACCGCCACCATCTCACTCGGCTTCGCCGACGGATCGATCGCGACGGTCAACTACTTCGCCAACGGCTCCAAGCGCTACCCCAAGGAACGGGTCGAGGTGTTCAGCGGCGGCCGGGTGATGGTCGACGACAACCACCGCTCGCTGAAGACCTACGGATGGCCCCGGACCCTCCCCACACGGCTGCTGCGCCCCGACAAGGGACACCGGGCCGGCATCGGTGCCTTCCTCGCCGCCGTCCGCTCCGGCGGGCCCGCACCGATCCCCCTCGACGAGATCCTCGAGGTCGCCGAGGTCGCGCTCCGCGCCGCCGACACCGGCTGA
- a CDS encoding heparinase II/III family protein: protein MGRAIDTRDLAIAAWKTWGAQGLVRRAAYEGRKRTIGLQRTEQRWLSLLAGAPPPLTRLPIEPGAEVSPPPPGGLTVEVYGGPRLDTTIPPDWHRQPVTGRRYPRGHWSTISDADATLGDIKDVWELSRLGWLHPALRRWCATGDESCAELIWQVVEDFVTANPPYRGPHWMCGQETSLRAISTMFLTFAIDPSEHTTPERRSTVDELVATSVGRVHPTLRYAMSQRNNHAISEAGFLWTATVLAPQIPRADKIRSDAARALTEAVTDQFRPDGSYIQQSPTYQRLALQVLLWCLFVSRSTSEHPPEGVPEAVSDSVGFLRALIAPASDGRVPNLGGNDGAQLFPLTPVDIGDLRPVVAHAAAATGQPSGFGPGPWDEEPAWFGLEPVPGTTPHQMAPTVSTHPLTRGTTHAVVRAGPIPKRPAHADQLHTDIWLDGTPVAVDPGSYRYTAPPPWDNALASEQVHNLPTRSSAPQATRRGRFFWQRWSEARVLLRISDGDLAAIVARLDLADRTQLHRLVAVRAGTVVVVDQSSRPTTVRWNLPDPTRVSLGDDRSEAEVPGWSASFAHGLGAETLIPTEDDPASGWHAPTYAVRLPLTPVLLPSDGSGRVCSSFVTDATGAPLALPRLDDLDPAAPSAAAIRQVMRAR, encoded by the coding sequence ATGGGCCGAGCGATCGACACCCGCGACCTCGCCATCGCCGCCTGGAAGACCTGGGGAGCCCAAGGCCTGGTCCGCCGCGCCGCCTACGAGGGCAGGAAGCGGACCATCGGACTGCAGCGCACCGAACAACGCTGGCTCAGCCTCCTGGCCGGTGCACCACCACCGCTGACCCGGCTCCCCATCGAACCTGGCGCCGAGGTCAGCCCCCCACCGCCCGGCGGCCTCACCGTCGAGGTGTACGGAGGCCCGCGGCTCGACACCACGATCCCGCCCGACTGGCATCGCCAGCCGGTCACCGGGCGCCGATACCCGCGCGGGCACTGGTCGACCATCAGCGATGCCGACGCCACGCTCGGCGACATCAAGGACGTGTGGGAGCTGAGCCGCCTCGGTTGGCTCCACCCCGCGCTCCGTCGCTGGTGCGCCACCGGCGACGAGTCCTGCGCCGAGCTGATCTGGCAGGTCGTCGAGGACTTCGTCACCGCCAACCCTCCCTACCGGGGGCCCCACTGGATGTGTGGCCAGGAGACCTCCCTGCGCGCCATCTCGACCATGTTCCTCACCTTCGCGATCGACCCCAGCGAGCACACCACGCCCGAACGTCGATCGACGGTGGACGAGTTGGTCGCCACCTCGGTCGGGCGGGTGCACCCGACGCTTCGCTACGCGATGTCCCAGCGCAACAACCACGCGATCTCCGAAGCGGGGTTCCTGTGGACCGCGACCGTCCTCGCCCCACAGATCCCACGAGCCGACAAGATCAGGAGCGATGCCGCCCGTGCCCTCACCGAGGCGGTCACCGACCAGTTCCGGCCCGACGGCAGCTACATCCAGCAGTCACCCACCTACCAGCGGCTGGCACTTCAGGTGCTCCTCTGGTGCCTCTTCGTGTCCCGGTCCACCAGCGAGCACCCGCCCGAAGGAGTGCCCGAGGCCGTGAGCGACAGCGTCGGGTTCCTTCGGGCGCTGATCGCGCCGGCGAGCGACGGGCGGGTCCCCAACCTCGGCGGCAACGACGGCGCCCAGCTGTTTCCCCTCACGCCTGTCGACATCGGCGACCTCCGTCCGGTCGTCGCCCACGCGGCCGCGGCCACCGGTCAACCGAGCGGGTTCGGGCCCGGGCCGTGGGACGAGGAGCCGGCCTGGTTCGGCCTCGAACCTGTCCCTGGGACCACCCCCCATCAGATGGCGCCGACCGTGTCCACCCACCCGCTCACCCGGGGCACGACCCACGCCGTCGTCCGCGCCGGACCGATCCCCAAGCGACCAGCGCACGCCGACCAGCTGCACACCGACATCTGGCTCGACGGCACACCCGTCGCGGTCGACCCCGGGTCGTACCGCTACACCGCCCCGCCACCATGGGACAACGCCCTCGCCTCTGAGCAGGTCCACAACCTCCCCACCCGGTCCTCGGCGCCTCAGGCCACCCGCCGAGGCCGCTTCTTCTGGCAACGCTGGTCCGAGGCCCGGGTGCTGCTTCGCATCAGCGACGGCGACCTGGCCGCGATCGTCGCCCGGCTCGACCTGGCCGACCGGACCCAGCTCCACCGCCTCGTCGCGGTCCGGGCGGGGACCGTCGTCGTGGTCGACCAGTCGAGCCGCCCGACGACGGTGCGTTGGAACCTGCCGGACCCGACACGGGTCTCCCTCGGCGACGACCGGTCGGAAGCTGAGGTGCCCGGATGGTCGGCGAGCTTCGCCCACGGGCTCGGGGCCGAGACGCTCATCCCCACCGAGGACGATCCGGCATCGGGCTGGCACGCACCGACCTACGCGGTCCGACTCCCACTCACGCCCGTCCTGCTCCCATCCGATGGGTCAGGCCGGGTGTGCTCGTCGTTCGTCACCGATGCCACCGGGGCTCCGCTCGCGCTGCCCCGCCTCGACGACCTCGACCCCGCCGCGCCTTCCGCCGCCGCGATCAGGCAGGTGATGCGAGCCCGGTGA
- a CDS encoding glycosyltransferase family 4 protein translates to MQTVEDQDSQRLDVYWVNQFAAPPDQPGGSRHFEFARELRRRGHRVRILASDLSYKTGRYSRRAGARDLRMIDEHVDGVPFTWLTVGTGRADGWRRGIGMVVFGLNALVALLRAPRSRGSTVFVGSSPQLLAALATWCAARLRRVPFVFEVRDLWPESYVAVSGRTRGPEVWVMARIADLLYRRSDALIVLAAANADHVVERGAAADAVVHVPNGVDVEGFLDGEPAVDLAEEGVVTFVYAGAHGPANDLATVVRSCALLERRGRGDIRVVLIGDGVAKESLLRLAASLQVDNLRFIDPIPKSAVGPTIATADAGLMVLAPVELFASGVSPNKLFDYLAAGLPVLTNVAGFVSDVVAEAGVGISVGGGDPAALADGMEMLADDLPAHAATRGPAFVRERYDRRVLADRVEELLTGLASPA, encoded by the coding sequence GTGCAGACGGTCGAGGATCAGGACTCACAGCGGCTTGACGTCTACTGGGTGAACCAGTTCGCGGCGCCGCCCGATCAGCCGGGAGGATCCCGCCACTTCGAGTTCGCCCGCGAGCTGCGCCGCCGGGGGCACCGGGTGCGGATCCTGGCCAGCGATCTCAGCTACAAGACGGGCCGCTACTCCCGCCGCGCCGGTGCTCGGGACCTGCGGATGATCGACGAGCACGTCGACGGCGTCCCCTTCACCTGGCTCACGGTCGGCACCGGCCGGGCCGACGGGTGGCGGCGGGGCATCGGCATGGTCGTGTTCGGCCTCAACGCGCTGGTCGCACTGCTGCGGGCGCCGCGCAGCCGGGGTTCGACCGTGTTCGTGGGCTCGTCCCCGCAACTGCTCGCCGCCCTCGCGACCTGGTGCGCGGCGAGGCTGCGACGGGTGCCGTTCGTGTTCGAGGTGCGCGACCTGTGGCCCGAGTCCTACGTGGCGGTGTCGGGGCGAACCCGAGGCCCGGAGGTGTGGGTGATGGCTCGGATCGCCGATCTCCTCTACCGGCGGTCGGATGCGCTGATCGTGCTCGCCGCGGCCAACGCCGACCACGTCGTGGAACGGGGAGCGGCGGCGGACGCCGTGGTGCACGTGCCCAACGGGGTCGACGTCGAGGGGTTCCTCGACGGCGAGCCTGCGGTCGATCTGGCCGAGGAGGGCGTGGTCACCTTCGTCTACGCGGGTGCTCATGGGCCGGCGAACGACCTGGCCACCGTCGTGCGCTCCTGCGCCCTGCTGGAACGACGCGGGAGGGGCGACATCCGGGTGGTGCTGATCGGCGACGGGGTGGCGAAGGAGTCCCTCCTCCGGCTCGCGGCGTCGCTGCAGGTCGACAATCTCCGCTTCATCGATCCCATCCCGAAGTCGGCTGTCGGGCCGACGATCGCCACCGCGGACGCGGGCCTGATGGTGCTGGCCCCGGTGGAGCTGTTCGCGTCGGGGGTGAGCCCCAACAAGCTCTTCGACTACCTGGCGGCGGGGCTACCGGTGCTCACCAACGTGGCGGGGTTCGTCAGCGACGTGGTGGCCGAGGCGGGGGTTGGCATCAGCGTCGGTGGCGGTGATCCCGCGGCCCTGGCCGACGGGATGGAGATGCTCGCCGACGACCTCCCGGCCCACGCCGCGACACGCGGGCCTGCCTTCGTCCGGGAGCGCTACGACCGGCGGGTGCTGGCCGACCGGGTCGAGGAGCTGCTCACCGGGCTCGCATCACCTGCCTGA
- a CDS encoding acyl-ACP desaturase, translating into MDDTALLAELEPVAERLLERHLSSTKMWYPHTLVPWSRGRDFEPDYEWDPNDAEIPPTIRAALYVNLLTEDNLPYYFRDIDRMYGHGGGAWGEWTRRWTAEEGRHAMVIRDYLHVTRAIDPVWLEDGRMAQMSTGQVPHPPTAAHGFTYVTLQELATRISHRNTGKVMTDKAGYDIMAKVASDENFHFLFYRDITSAAFELDPSTVMKALAHEVTNFAMPGTGIPGFAEHSKAIAKEGIYDLVSHHEQILVPVVLRHWDIEHVEGLDAEAEAARDKLLAYIEKSGRVAARLAAKRQADADSEQKTAV; encoded by the coding sequence ATGGATGACACCGCCCTGCTGGCCGAGCTCGAACCCGTGGCCGAGCGGTTGCTCGAGCGCCACCTCAGCTCCACCAAGATGTGGTACCCCCACACCCTGGTCCCGTGGAGCCGTGGACGGGACTTCGAGCCCGACTACGAGTGGGACCCGAACGACGCCGAGATCCCCCCGACGATCCGCGCCGCGCTCTATGTGAACCTGCTCACCGAGGACAACCTGCCCTACTACTTCCGCGACATCGACCGGATGTACGGCCACGGTGGTGGTGCGTGGGGCGAGTGGACCCGGCGCTGGACCGCCGAAGAGGGTCGCCACGCCATGGTCATCCGCGACTACCTCCACGTCACCAGGGCCATCGACCCGGTGTGGCTCGAGGACGGCCGCATGGCCCAGATGTCGACCGGTCAGGTGCCCCATCCTCCCACCGCGGCCCACGGCTTCACCTACGTCACGCTCCAGGAGCTGGCCACCCGCATCTCGCACCGCAACACCGGCAAGGTCATGACCGACAAGGCCGGCTACGACATCATGGCCAAGGTCGCCTCCGACGAGAACTTCCACTTCCTGTTCTACCGCGACATCACCAGCGCCGCGTTCGAGCTCGACCCGAGCACGGTGATGAAGGCGCTCGCCCACGAGGTCACCAACTTCGCCATGCCCGGCACCGGCATCCCCGGCTTCGCCGAGCACTCCAAGGCCATCGCCAAGGAGGGCATCTACGACCTGGTGTCGCACCACGAGCAGATCCTCGTCCCGGTCGTGCTGCGCCACTGGGACATCGAGCACGTCGAGGGGCTCGACGCCGAGGCCGAGGCGGCCCGCGACAAGCTGCTGGCCTACATCGAGAAGTCGGGCCGGGTGGCGGCCCGCCTCGCCGCCAAGCGTCAGGCCGACGCCGACTCCGAGCAGAAGACCGCGGTCTGA
- a CDS encoding SDR family oxidoreductase translates to MSSNGLALSGTGAYVTGGGSGIGLACARALLRDGASVTLVGRTEAKLVDAVESLRADAPEGAQVQHVVADVADEDAVRDSVAAAAEAEDGLHLAVAAAGIGGVAPVIATPLADWQRILDTNLTGTFLTFKHAGAAIARSGGGSMCAISSIAGLRTHRMGAPYNVSKAGVDMLVRTAADELGRANVRVNSVCPGLVDTDLAAGLFGVDEVHQDYLAQMPISRTGVVDDVAAAVRYLCGPEATWVTGVSLPVDGGHHLRAGPDWDPIGRLLHGDDAVDGRVDP, encoded by the coding sequence ATGTCGAGCAACGGTCTGGCCCTGTCGGGGACGGGCGCCTACGTCACCGGCGGGGGGAGCGGCATCGGGTTGGCGTGTGCCAGGGCGCTGCTGCGCGATGGCGCGTCGGTGACCCTCGTGGGACGTACCGAGGCGAAGCTGGTCGATGCGGTCGAGTCGTTGCGCGCCGACGCACCCGAGGGCGCCCAGGTCCAGCACGTGGTGGCCGACGTGGCCGACGAGGATGCCGTGCGCGACTCGGTCGCCGCCGCGGCCGAGGCCGAGGATGGGCTGCACCTGGCGGTTGCCGCTGCGGGCATCGGCGGTGTTGCTCCGGTGATCGCCACCCCGCTGGCCGACTGGCAGCGCATCCTCGACACCAACCTCACCGGCACGTTCCTCACGTTCAAGCACGCGGGGGCGGCCATCGCCCGCAGCGGCGGCGGGTCGATGTGTGCCATCTCGTCGATCGCCGGGTTGCGGACGCACCGCATGGGCGCGCCCTACAACGTGTCGAAGGCGGGCGTGGACATGCTGGTGCGCACCGCGGCCGACGAGCTCGGTCGGGCCAACGTGCGGGTCAACTCGGTCTGCCCCGGCCTGGTCGACACCGACCTGGCGGCGGGCCTGTTCGGCGTCGACGAGGTGCACCAGGACTATCTGGCGCAGATGCCGATCAGTCGCACCGGTGTGGTCGACGATGTCGCCGCCGCGGTCCGCTACCTCTGTGGCCCCGAGGCGACCTGGGTGACCGGCGTGTCGCTGCCGGTCGACGGCGGCCATCACCTGCGGGCCGGACCCGACTGGGACCCGATCGGTCGCCTGCTGCACGGCGACGACGCGGTCGATGGTCGGGTGGATCCGTAG
- a CDS encoding GntR family transcriptional regulator: MSGELRRMIVTGEIEPGQRILAKDVASRFGVSHIPVREAMRRLEGEGLLRYHSQRGAVATDISLAELAEIYDLRRFLECRAAAAAVSSFDDEYVGRVRDALAELERTRAEDPHGEAFFDAHHSFHWLLIAPGCSALVERMLRHLWSAADRYVHLGLEQAPTPGAGRHHRELYRAASDRDADRLVQLVDDHLHRTEASVLAHLQHLAPPAEA, translated from the coding sequence GTGAGTGGCGAACTCCGGCGCATGATCGTCACGGGAGAGATCGAACCGGGTCAGCGCATCCTCGCCAAAGACGTCGCGTCCCGCTTCGGCGTCTCGCACATCCCCGTGCGTGAAGCCATGCGCCGTCTCGAAGGTGAGGGATTGCTGCGCTACCACTCCCAGCGGGGCGCCGTGGCGACCGACATCTCGCTCGCCGAGCTTGCCGAGATCTACGACCTGCGCCGGTTCCTCGAGTGCCGCGCCGCCGCCGCCGCAGTCAGCAGTTTCGACGACGAGTACGTCGGGCGGGTCCGAGATGCGCTCGCCGAGCTGGAGCGGACGCGGGCGGAGGACCCACACGGCGAAGCGTTCTTTGATGCGCACCACAGCTTCCACTGGCTGCTGATCGCACCGGGCTGCTCAGCACTCGTCGAGCGGATGCTGCGTCACCTCTGGAGCGCAGCCGATCGATACGTCCACCTCGGGCTGGAACAGGCACCGACCCCCGGTGCCGGGCGCCACCACCGAGAGCTGTACAGGGCCGCCAGCGACCGCGACGCCGACCGCCTGGTGCAGTTGGTCGACGATCACCTCCACAGAACCGAGGCGTCCGTGCTGGCACACCTCCAGCACCTCGCCCCGCCGGCCGAGGCGTGA
- a CDS encoding VOC family protein — translation MNASDSGGTGAPIGVNHVAYQTMDVEATHRFYTEVLRCRFAGAIRSDGGTLTSGERSPAFLHVFYETERGDCLAFFALEGEWERRDDGLPVFTRHLALGVHDADELVEWRQHLVDHGVAVSEPVDHDGIWTSIYFFDPNGVRLELTHQRRALGDEDAAEAEAALEDWLASTTTSS, via the coding sequence ATGAACGCATCGGACAGCGGTGGCACAGGCGCACCCATCGGGGTGAACCACGTCGCCTACCAAACGATGGACGTGGAGGCGACCCATCGCTTCTACACCGAGGTCCTCCGTTGCCGGTTCGCCGGGGCGATCAGGAGCGATGGGGGAACCCTCACCAGCGGCGAGCGATCACCAGCATTTCTCCACGTCTTCTACGAGACCGAGCGCGGAGACTGCTTGGCGTTCTTCGCGCTCGAGGGCGAGTGGGAACGCCGAGATGACGGGCTTCCCGTCTTCACCCGTCACCTCGCACTCGGCGTGCATGATGCGGACGAGCTCGTCGAGTGGCGCCAGCATCTCGTCGACCACGGCGTGGCGGTTTCGGAGCCGGTCGACCACGACGGCATCTGGACGTCGATCTACTTCTTCGATCCGAACGGCGTAAGGCTCGAACTCACGCACCAGCGGCGAGCGCTGGGCGACGAGGACGCCGCCGAGGCCGAGGCTGCGCTGGAGGACTGGCTGGCATCGACGACCACATCGTCGTAG